ATATTTATTGGTTTTATTGTTACCGATATATTGAAGACGGTGTTCAATTCCTGAAAATGTAGTTAATGATTGGATAATCGCAGTCATTGAGATTCCTGCTAATATTGCCGCCATCATCGCCGCTAATATATTTTCTAAATTATGTTCACCAGGTAACACAATATCATCTAAGTGAATAAGATGGATACCTTTATAAACAATATAATCATTTTCGACATAAATACCATCAACAGGTTGTTGTGTAGAAAAATAAATAATCTTTGATTTTACTTTTGATGTATCAATTAAATGCCTTTGATGATAATTAAAAATTAAATAATCACTTTCAGTTTGATTTTCAAATATACGTTTTTTAGCATTTTGATAATTCTCTAAATTCTCATGATAATCTAAATGTGCTGAATATATGTTCGTAATAATGGCGATGTGTGGTCGATACTTTTCAATACCTAAAAGTTGGAAAGAGGAAAGTTCCGTCACCAAATATTCATCTGCTCGTACTTCTTGTGCTACTTTCGAAGCCACATAGCCTATATTCCCTGCAAGATGCCCTGTTTCACGACTTTTACTAAACATATCACCTATAAGTGAGGTCACTGTCGTTTTACCATTTGTACCGGTAATCCCTATGATTGGTGCTTCAGACACTAAATAACTCAATTCAACTTCAGTTAAAATTTTTAACCCTCGTTTTGCAGCTTCTTCTAAAATTGAAATTGTATATGGTATTCCTGGATTTTTAAATATGATTGGTGATTCGTCTAACAATGCAATTGGATGCGAGCCACTCACCACTTTTATGCCCATCGCTTCTAAATCATGGGCATGCGCATCGCGCGTTAAATCTTTACCGTCATTAACAGTAACGTCTGCCCCAAGTAAATGTAATAATTTTGCACATTCATAACCACTTTTCGCTAACCCAATGACAAGTACTTTTTTCCCTTTTAAACCTGTATAATTTAACAATTAGCTCACTCCAATCCATAAGCCAATAAGGCCAGAAATTAAACCTACTGTCCAAAATACGCCTACAACTTTCCACTCACTCCATCCTACAAGTTCAA
The sequence above is a segment of the Staphylococcus hyicus genome. Coding sequences within it:
- the murD gene encoding UDP-N-acetylmuramoyl-L-alanine--D-glutamate ligase, whose protein sequence is MLNYTGLKGKKVLVIGLAKSGYECAKLLHLLGADVTVNDGKDLTRDAHAHDLEAMGIKVVSGSHPIALLDESPIIFKNPGIPYTISILEEAAKRGLKILTEVELSYLVSEAPIIGITGTNGKTTVTSLIGDMFSKSRETGHLAGNIGYVASKVAQEVRADEYLVTELSSFQLLGIEKYRPHIAIITNIYSAHLDYHENLENYQNAKKRIFENQTESDYLIFNYHQRHLIDTSKVKSKIIYFSTQQPVDGIYVENDYIVYKGIHLIHLDDIVLPGEHNLENILAAMMAAILAGISMTAIIQSLTTFSGIEHRLQYIGNNKTNKYYNDSKATNTLATQFALNSFKQPIIWLCGGLDRGNQFDELIPYMSNVRVMITFGETQNKFVKLGESQGKYVLTAKDVAEAVDLVQNIIEPNDVVLLSPACASWDQYDTFEQRGEVFINAFRKHLPSH